GGTTGGCTTTTGGATACTGCTGTTTTTCAAGCAGATCCTGCATGGTGATGATTCCAGTCAGTCTGCCCTTTTCGTCAACAACCGGGAGACGCTCGACCTTTTTGGTGTACATCATATTGATGGCATCATCTGCGGTGATGTTGTCTTTCACGGCGATCGGTTTTTTGGTCATGATCGTCTCGACGGTTTCCGTCCCGGTCTTGTTAACAAGGCCGCGGACATCACGGCGCGAAACGATGCCGATAAGTTTGCCGTGCGGACCAACGACCGGAACACCGCCGATCGAGTGGCGGTCCATGAGATTTGCCACAAGAGCGATGGTCGTGTCGGGAGTCACGTATCTGACATCGCGTTCGATGACATTGTCGGCCGACTTAACACGGGTGACAAACGCGACCTCCTCGTCGGGAGTACAGTTTCTGTGCAGAACACCGATACCTCCGGCACGCGCCATAGAGATTGCCATTTCCGCCTCGGTGACGGTATCCATTGCCGCACTCACCAAAGGTATGGAGAGTGAAATGTTTTTAGAGAATCTGGATCGAACATCTACATCATTTGGCTCTATCCAGGATTCTGCCGGTTCAATCAGCACATCATCGAAGGTGAGTGCTGTAGGGATGTTGAGTTTTTCTCCAAACATGTTGTTTACCTTACCATCTGAATCGCTTTCTTTACGAGACTTTCCTGAACCATGGTTGTTCTGTCTCCGCCGCAAACCATTCCTCGTACACCGATGATCTCCGGATCGATCTCTTTGAGAATCGGAAGATCCACAAACTTCAGAGATCCGGCAAGAGCGGTGCAAATACCAAGTGAACGGTTCAGATCGGTGAAATCAGTTAGAACATCTTCGTTCATGAACTCGAATGTACTTTTACCGTCTTTCATGCCGGTATCGATCATAGAGAAATCAGCGCCGTATTCGGCCGCGAGCGGAGATATATCGAACGGACTAAGAGAACCGAGCCGTTCATAGTCAGAGTAACCTGCAATGACAACGGTTTTTTCCGGGAACGGTTCTTTGACTGCACGAACGACCGCTTCAATAACTTCTTTTGCGGCTTTTTTATCACTGAACATCAGACCGATTTTAACAAAATCAGCTCCGGCGCATGCAGTCCCATATGCTGCAAGGGAGGCGTTACCCGGAGTCGGGCGGTAATCGCCGATTGCTGCAGAAACGGGAGTTGAACCGGCCATACGTTTAATTTCGCGGATCACCCACGGAAAATTAGCGCCAAGCGACCCTTCGGCAGGGCGCTTCACATCAATAATGTCAGCATCGAGGCAGAACTTAGCCTCGTCTATTGAACTTGGGCTGACTAAGAGTTTCATGTATATTATGTGGCGGTTCGGGTTAATAGGGGTTACGTCTGCATAGAGAAAGAAACCGCAGATTCACCGAATTAATCGT
The sequence above is a segment of the uncultured Methanocorpusculum sp. genome. Coding sequences within it:
- a CDS encoding (5-formylfuran-3-yl)methyl phosphate synthase → MKLLVSPSSIDEAKFCLDADIIDVKRPAEGSLGANFPWVIREIKRMAGSTPVSAAIGDYRPTPGNASLAAYGTACAGADFVKIGLMFSDKKAAKEVIEAVVRAVKEPFPEKTVVIAGYSDYERLGSLSPFDISPLAAEYGADFSMIDTGMKDGKSTFEFMNEDVLTDFTDLNRSLGICTALAGSLKFVDLPILKEIDPEIIGVRGMVCGGDRTTMVQESLVKKAIQMVR